The genome window AATCTTATATTTCTCCTGATGGTTATCGTTTGGGTCAATGGGTGTTTCAACAGCGACAAGTTTTTAAGCGCAACCGTTTAGACCACGAAAGATATGAATTGCTTAAAAAGATCAAGTTTTCGTTTGATACAAATAGATCAAATCCCGAACCTGCATGGGAGAATGGCTATAATCACTTAATTGATTATTGTAGAATTCATAAATCTGTCAAAGTTCCGGCAAGATATATTTCTCCTGATGGGTTTAAATTGGGGTATTGGGTATTTTACAATCAAATCAACTATAAATTATTATCAATTACACAGATTAAAAAACTTGAGGCAACTGGGTTTTTCCCTCTCTGGCATGAAACTCATACATGGTAATAATTTTTTTTTATTTGCTATATCCTTGTTAACGCAATAATTACAATGCGTTTTTTTGTTAACGGAATAATTACAATGAGGTTTTAGACATAAAAAACGCAACATATTAACGCGATATTTACAAGTAGCATACTCCAGAAACGTTTATTTTCCGTCAATCTTGTTAACGAGATAATTCAAAACTCACATCTGTTTTTCAGTTTTACTGCTGAAATGCTTATTTTACTTTAAATCACTGTACAGGATTTTCCCTACGCAGATCATATCCGGATCCATCCGTTCCCGGAAGGATTCGAGGGCCAGCTTTTCCGAAGGGTTCACCTGCAGGGTATATTCGCCTTTGGGCGTGATAAGGGTAACCGGACGGCCGGTATCCACCATGCCGGCCAGGAAAAGAATCGCAAAATCGCCGTTGACCGCCTCGTCCGGTATAACGGTATATGTATTGCTGACGCTGTCAAAAGACGCGCGAATGATTCCCGTGTTTACTGAAGGTTCCGCCTCCAGCCAGTACCAGGAAGTGATCTCCCTGCCTGCCGCCCGGGTTCCCAGGTCCCAGACCAGTTCCGGAGGAACAGGATTCCGTACATACTGTGAAACCCAGCGAACCGCGTTCGTGTTCGCCTCCGCCAGTTCCAGGCCGAATGTATCGCCAACCAGGCTGGTGACAGCCTGGTCAAACGCTTCGTCATCCCCGTAGACCCAATATGACAGGTAGATGATGTCATCGGTGTCCAGCTTCTCCTGCGTGACCTGCAGCATGGCCGTCAGCATGTCTTCCGCTTCTTCCCTCTCCGCGAAGGCTGTCGGATCAGCCAGCACCAGGCCGTGTGAATCAGCATAGTCAATATAATTGTGGCCTTCCGGCACATGAATCCATACCTGGTGTTCATACCCGAAGCCATACTTATCCCGGTAATCTTCCAGCGTTTTCTCAAACTCCGCGCAGCGCACGGATCTTTTGGCGTCTTCAGTATAGTAATCCCGGATCCCGGCCTGCAGGCAGATCGGACAGTTGGCTGTGTTCAGCAGGCTGACCCCGTTCGGGTGCCCGGAAGACATGTTCACCGCCGCAAAGCGATCCGCAAGCCGCGGGGCGAGCTGATATACTCCGTCTCCCCCGGCTGAAAAGCCCAGCAGGTAAACACGGTTCTGATCCGCATGTTCCATGACCGACATATACGTGATCAGTTCATCCAGCAGCGGATAGGTTTCCTCCCGGAAATGCAGGTCCCAGGTATCCGATACGCCGCGCACGGAGACATAGATACCGTTTTCCACGCTTCTCCTGTAATAGTGAAACATATCGATCCACTGATCGTTGTTCATTTCCTCCGGGCCGCCTCCGCCACCGTGAAGGGTAATATAAAGGGGATATCGTCCGGATTCATCTGCTTCCCCCACCGTTTCTTTCAT of Aristaeella lactis contains these proteins:
- a CDS encoding alpha/beta fold hydrolase; translated protein: MEKRDSLMKMKMVAFGLVLSLLLFTVYAGAEETIIVNPESAPGTAEETAAMVDAVLKETMESTEIQSFFADEVTVVTETVPSDWYADEPQTVYTLRHGGEKLRFMKETVGEADESGRYPLYITLHGGGGGPEEMNNDQWIDMFHYYRRSVENGIYVSVRGVSDTWDLHFREETYPLLDELITYMSVMEHADQNRVYLLGFSAGGDGVYQLAPRLADRFAAVNMSSGHPNGVSLLNTANCPICLQAGIRDYYTEDAKRSVRCAEFEKTLEDYRDKYGFGYEHQVWIHVPEGHNYIDYADSHGLVLADPTAFAEREEAEDMLTAMLQVTQEKLDTDDIIYLSYWVYGDDEAFDQAVTSLVGDTFGLELAEANTNAVRWVSQYVRNPVPPELVWDLGTRAAGREITSWYWLEAEPSVNTGIIRASFDSVSNTYTVIPDEAVNGDFAILFLAGMVDTGRPVTLITPKGEYTLQVNPSEKLALESFRERMDPDMICVGKILYSDLK